One part of the Esox lucius isolate fEsoLuc1 chromosome 10, fEsoLuc1.pri, whole genome shotgun sequence genome encodes these proteins:
- the LOC105012728 gene encoding death-associated protein kinase 2-like, which yields MAVFNTLENVEDLYEIGEVLGSGHFAQVREVRERATGVLWAGKFLKIRKCASSRMGIERKSVEKEVEVLQSLQHTNIMALKDVFESRAEVVLVLELISGGELFDFIAEKENLTESEAIEFMKQILLGVGFMHGKQIGHFDLKPENIMLSDKNAPNPRIKIIDFGLAHRFQPGEEYKCMSGTPQYIPPEVINYEPLSTAVDMWSLGVITYILLSGTSPFQGCTDDETLSNIIALNYEFDDLHFSKTSSMAKDFIQKLFVKDVNERMTAEEGLFHPWIKPLTRKQVDNRNRASINMKNFKKFNAKRKWKMSYNMVWMCNRLRRLKVICKTSAPADEELRQCESDQEDNDIKPASLIRRRLSSSSLS from the exons ATGGCCGTCTTTAACACACTTGAGAACGTGGAAGACCTCTATGAGATCGGAGAAGTACTTGGGAG CGGCCACTTTGCGCAGGTGCGGGAGGTGCGAGAACGAGCCACGGGGGTTCTCTGGGCGGGGAAGTTCCTGAAGATCAGGAAGTGCGCCAGCAGCAGAATGGGCATAGAGAGGAAAAGTgtggagaaggaggtggaggtcCTGCAAAGCCTGCAACACACCAACATCATGGCCCTGAAGGACGTGTTCGAGAGCCGGGCCGAGGTGGTGCTCGTGCTTGAGCT CATTAGTGGAGGAGAGCTCTTTGACTTCATCGCTGAGAAGGAGAACCTTACGGAGAGCGAGGCCATTGAGTTCATGAAGCAGATACTACTGGGGGTTGGCTTCATGCACGGCAAACAAATTGGACATTTTGACCTGAAG CCAGAAAACATCATGCTGTCAGACAAGAATGCTCCAAACCCCAGGATCAAGATCATTGACTTTGGGCTGGCCCACCGTTTCCAGCCGGGGGAGGAGTACAAGTGCATGAGTGGCACCCCCCAGTATATTC CGCCTGAGGTGATCAACTATGAACCTCTGAGCACTGCTGTTGATATGTG GAGCCTCGGAGTGATCACCTACATTCT ACTGAGCGGGACATCCCCGTTCCAAGGGTGCACCGACGATGAGACACTGAGCAACATCATCGCGCTGAACTACGAGTTTGACGATCTTCACTTCAGCAAAACCAGTTCCATGGCCAAAGACTTCATCCAGAAGCTCTTTGTGAAAGACGTAAA TGAGAGAATGACTGCTGAGGAGGGTCTTTTTCATCCCTGGATCAAG CCACTGACACGGAAACAGGTGGACAACAGGAACCGTGCGTCCATCAACATGAAGAACTTTAAGAAGTTCAATGCCAAGAGAAAATGGAAG ATGTCATATAACATGGTGTGGATGTGCAACCGTCTGCGTCGTCTCAAAGTCATATGCAAAACTAGTGCTCCGGCAGATGAGGAATTG AGACAGTGTGAAAGTGACCAGGAGGACAACGACATCAAGCCAGCCTCTCTCATTCGCCGTAGACTCAGCAGCAGTTCGTTGTCTTGA